The following proteins are co-located in the Phocoena phocoena chromosome 1, mPhoPho1.1, whole genome shotgun sequence genome:
- the SMIM42 gene encoding LOW QUALITY PROTEIN: small integral membrane protein 42 (The sequence of the model RefSeq protein was modified relative to this genomic sequence to represent the inferred CDS: substituted 1 base at 1 genomic stop codon), protein MKGGDAQKMEVSGPGTFSLLLPYISALFGKSISSPQLPAFLWDKGTLTTAVSDPAYLVKILSFISLLMTLLILVWKVTXDKGNKNREPDRRKEATPLA, encoded by the exons ATGAAGGGAGGTGATGCCCAGAAGATGGAAGTTTCTGGACCCGGAACCTTCAG TCTGCTTCTACCATATATCTCAGCTCTCTTTGGGAAATCTATTTCTTCCCCACAACTTCCAGCCTTCTTATGGGACAAGGGTACACTCACCACTGCCGTATCTGATCCTGCTTACCTAGTAAAAATTCTCTCCTTCATTTCACTCCTGATGACTCTACTCATCCTGGTCTGGAAAGTAACCTAAGACAAAGGCAACAAGAACAGAGAACCAGACCGAAGAAAGGAGGCAACACCGCTGGCATGA